In a genomic window of Helianthus annuus cultivar XRQ/B chromosome 10, HanXRQr2.0-SUNRISE, whole genome shotgun sequence:
- the LOC110887623 gene encoding uncharacterized protein LOC110887623 encodes MGTDLKAGWIKNLKQENKVSFVAIQETQIDEVSPECVSKFWGGPNFCMEYVGALGRSGGLLCMWDPLELNVVNIYAPHRVLDKRALWNCLLDVISSGNGQWVLLGDFNAVRFSEERKNSVFNIACARDFNDFIDSSGLVEYSMRGCKFTFLAPNSNKHSKLDRVLVCKGFFEVWPDACLRALPRLHSDHFPLILVVTRNNFGEKPFRFFNSWLEKEGFDDIVENAVNSYVRVGDRRCGFNQ; translated from the exons ATGGGGACTGATCTGAAAGCTGGTTGGATCAAAAACTTAAAGCAGGAGAACAAGGTTAGCTTTGTTGCAATACAGGAGACGCAAATCGACGAGGTTAGTCCCGAGTGTGTTTCTAAGTTTTGGGGAGGTCCTAATTTTTGTATGGAATATGTGGGTGCTTTGGGTAGATCTGGGGGATTATTATGCATGTGGGATCCGTTG GAGCTTAACGTTGTTAATATTTACGCTCCGCATAGGGTTTTGGATAAAAGGGCTTTGTGGAATTGTTTGTTAGATGTTATAAGCTCGGGAAATGGCCAATGGGTTCTGCTTGGCGATTTTAATGCGGTCAGGTTTTCGGAGGAAAGAAAGAATTCCGTCTTTAATATTGCTTGTGCTAGGGATTTTAATGACTTTATTGACTCGTCAGGACTGGTGGAATACAGTATGAGAGGTTGCAAGTTTACCTTCCTAGCCCCTAATTCCAATAAACATAGCAAACTTGACAGGGTGTTGGTTTGTAAAGGTTTTTTTGAAGTTTGGCCGGATGCTTGCCTTAGGGCTCTTCCTAGGTTACATTCTGATCATTTTCCATTGATCCTTGTCGTTACACGGAATAACTTTGGGGAAAAACCTTTTAGGTTTTTCAACTCGTGGTTAGAAAAGGAGGGATTTGACGACATTGTGGAGAACGCGGTGAATTCTTATGTTAGGGTTGGAGATCGCAGATGTGGTTTTAACCAATAA